Proteins encoded in a region of the Candidatus Methylomirabilota bacterium genome:
- a CDS encoding OmpH family outer membrane protein — MSGRFRQAVVVTVLASLSALWWALTPALAQAPQATRIGYVDLQRILARSQAGVQAREQLEKEKVGMQKQLDGQKAELDKLRDELEKKGQLLSADARRDKQDQLERKLRDAQRLAGDLEKELQKKEQTMGAKILRELEGIFTRVGKEKGYALILERRQAGVVYGAPEVDVTEEVIKAFDDETRKAKK; from the coding sequence ATGAGTGGGCGCTTCAGGCAGGCGGTGGTGGTAACGGTGCTGGCGAGTCTCTCGGCTCTGTGGTGGGCGCTGACACCAGCCCTCGCGCAGGCGCCGCAAGCGACCCGCATCGGGTACGTGGATCTCCAGCGCATCCTCGCGCGCTCGCAGGCCGGGGTGCAGGCCCGCGAGCAGCTGGAGAAGGAGAAGGTCGGCATGCAGAAGCAGCTGGACGGTCAGAAGGCCGAGCTCGACAAGCTGCGGGACGAACTCGAGAAGAAGGGGCAGCTGCTTTCGGCTGATGCCCGCCGGGACAAGCAGGACCAGCTTGAGCGCAAGCTGCGCGACGCCCAACGTCTCGCCGGCGACCTCGAGAAGGAGCTGCAGAAGAAGGAACAGACCATGGGGGCGAAGATCCTGCGAGAGCTGGAGGGGATCTTTACCAGGGTCGGCAAGGAGAAGGGCTACGCGCTCATCCTCGAGCGCCGACAGGCCGGCGTCGTCTACGGCGCGCCCGAGGTGGACGTCACGGAGGAAGTGATCAAGGCCTTCGACGACGAGACGCGCAAGGCCAAGAAGTAG